The following coding sequences lie in one Candidatus Eremiobacterota bacterium genomic window:
- a CDS encoding DUF1059 domain-containing protein, with protein sequence MARKSIDCREYPSESNCTVSISADGDDELVEAAAQHASSVHKHTDSPELRNWLRSAMKESSPT encoded by the coding sequence ATGGCTCGTAAATCGATCGACTGCCGCGAGTATCCGAGCGAGAGCAACTGTACCGTCTCAATTTCCGCCGATGGCGACGACGAGCTCGTCGAAGCCGCCGCGCAACACGCGAGCAGTGTGCACAAGCACACCGATTCGCCCGAGCTGCGAAACTGGTTGCGTTCTGCAATGAAAGAGAGTTCGCCGACATAG
- a CDS encoding EamA family transporter yields MTRRAEALPWISLIAVYFLWGSTYLGIRVAVATIPPYLMTGCRYLIAGGLLLAIQWIFSKEKPAMPTRTQLTQIAIIALLLLPIGNGLLCLAETRVESGTAALLIASSPIFMVLLDAILARRPPSGLAIAGVVLGSIGIAALVGKSPSHTDAVMAALILFSSFAWSLGSVYARRSGEHHPLTASLEMLVGGAVSTIVGLCIGEASHLHFEAITSASLWGMLWLVVGGAMLGYSAFAYAVRTLPTTTVATYGYVNPVVAVILGAFILREPVTWRLLAGGAAVVVSVILILMGNRAQAKEAFANG; encoded by the coding sequence GTGACGCGACGCGCCGAGGCTTTGCCGTGGATCTCGCTGATCGCGGTCTATTTCTTATGGGGCTCGACGTATCTCGGCATTCGTGTTGCGGTCGCGACGATTCCGCCGTACTTAATGACGGGGTGCCGATACCTGATCGCGGGCGGCTTGCTCTTGGCGATTCAATGGATCTTCTCAAAAGAAAAGCCGGCGATGCCGACGCGAACGCAACTAACGCAGATTGCGATAATTGCGCTGCTCTTGCTGCCGATCGGCAATGGATTGCTCTGCTTGGCCGAGACCCGCGTCGAGTCGGGCACCGCGGCGCTGCTGATCGCCAGTTCGCCCATCTTCATGGTCCTGCTCGATGCGATTCTGGCGCGCCGGCCGCCGAGCGGCTTGGCGATTGCCGGGGTGGTGCTTGGCAGTATTGGCATTGCGGCGTTGGTTGGAAAAAGCCCCTCGCACACCGATGCGGTGATGGCGGCACTCATTCTCTTCTCCTCATTTGCCTGGTCGCTGGGCTCGGTGTACGCTCGCCGGAGCGGCGAACATCATCCGTTGACCGCGTCGCTCGAAATGCTCGTCGGCGGAGCAGTCTCGACGATCGTCGGTCTGTGCATCGGCGAAGCGTCGCATCTGCATTTTGAGGCGATCACCAGCGCGTCGTTGTGGGGAATGCTCTGGCTCGTCGTCGGAGGAGCGATGTTGGGCTACAGCGCGTTCGCCTATGCCGTACGCACCTTGCCGACAACCACGGTAGCAACGTACGGCTACGTTAATCCGGTCGTGGCGGTGATTCTCGGAGCGTTCATTCTCCGCGAGCCGGTGACGTGGCGGCTGCTCGCCGGCGGCGCCGCCGTCGTCGTATCGGTCATTCTGATTTTGATGGGCAACCGTGCGCAAGCGAAGGAAGCCTTCGCAAACGGGTAG
- a CDS encoding aldo/keto reductase, with translation MERRKLGTQGLSVSALGLGCMGMTFAYGTADDAEAIATIHRALELGINFFDTAEVYGAYTNEQLLGRALRGRREGVVVATKFGFRIVDGANRGVDGTPANAKRVADESLARLGIDVIDLYYQHRRDPSVPIEETVGAMKELVEAGKVRYLGLSEVGPETLRRANAVHPISALQSEYSLWERRVESYVLPTLRELHIGFVPYSPLGRGFLTGALNVNALEPNDFRRSNPRFTGENGRRNERLVEVVRDVARELDGTPAQVALAWVLSRGNDVVPIPGTKRVRYLEENCGALALRLSEEQLTRLDALAAQTSGERYTPEMMKLVEQ, from the coding sequence ATGGAACGGCGAAAACTCGGAACGCAGGGCCTGAGCGTTTCCGCGCTCGGTCTGGGCTGCATGGGAATGACCTTCGCGTACGGCACCGCCGACGACGCCGAAGCGATCGCAACAATTCACCGTGCGCTGGAGCTCGGCATCAATTTTTTTGATACCGCGGAAGTCTATGGGGCGTACACCAACGAGCAATTGCTCGGTCGCGCCTTGCGCGGCCGTCGCGAGGGCGTCGTTGTCGCAACGAAGTTCGGTTTTCGCATCGTTGATGGCGCCAATCGAGGCGTCGACGGAACGCCCGCCAATGCAAAACGCGTCGCCGACGAATCGCTGGCGCGACTGGGCATCGACGTGATCGATCTGTACTATCAGCATCGGCGCGATCCGTCGGTTCCGATCGAAGAGACCGTCGGCGCGATGAAGGAGCTCGTCGAGGCCGGCAAGGTGCGTTACCTTGGCCTCTCCGAGGTCGGGCCCGAGACGCTCCGGCGCGCCAATGCCGTTCATCCGATTAGCGCGCTGCAGAGCGAGTATTCGCTCTGGGAGCGCCGGGTCGAGAGTTACGTCTTACCGACGCTACGCGAGCTGCATATCGGCTTTGTGCCCTACAGTCCGCTCGGCCGCGGTTTTCTTACCGGTGCATTGAATGTTAACGCGCTCGAGCCGAATGACTTTCGCCGGTCTAACCCGCGCTTTACCGGCGAAAACGGTCGCCGAAACGAACGGCTCGTCGAGGTCGTGCGCGATGTAGCGCGAGAGCTCGATGGCACGCCCGCACAGGTTGCCCTTGCATGGGTACTTTCCCGCGGCAACGACGTCGTGCCCATTCCAGGGACCAAACGCGTGCGCTATCTCGAAGAGAACTGCGGCGCGCTCGCTCTGCGGCTAAGCGAAGAACAATTGACGCGGCTCGACGCCCTGGCGGCGCAGACGTCGGGCGAGCGGTACACGCCGGAGATGATGAAGCTCGTCGAACAATAG
- a CDS encoding alpha/beta hydrolase, whose product MPSRLFVLLLVMPMLGVVVPVTTTPQPDNAGRLADRQFLVQTAAGSGYARYFGTSSLDGDATVTRALIIVHGVLRDADYYYDTGVIAANDAHALAQTFVIAPQFVERSELAGQNVSPQTLYWNGQWPGGADAVSPAPVSTYDVFDAMLARLSDKTLFPKLREIVIAGHSAGGQIVQRYAVVGKAPELDANARVPVHLIVSNPSSYFYFSDWRPFPPKNCADFNQWRYGILGAPRYVAGTPAELETRYVARHVTYLMGTADTNPKESDLDRSCGGEAQGPYRFARAKYFIAYIGSRHPVGTNQDYAFVRGVPHDNRRMFASACGLAVIFGGSRASCASTGPIPHALSP is encoded by the coding sequence GTGCCGTCGCGCCTGTTTGTTTTGCTGCTCGTCATGCCGATGCTCGGCGTCGTCGTTCCCGTCACGACCACGCCGCAGCCCGACAATGCAGGACGGCTTGCGGATCGCCAGTTTCTCGTGCAGACGGCTGCCGGCAGCGGCTACGCGCGGTACTTCGGAACCTCCTCGCTCGATGGCGACGCAACCGTGACGCGGGCGCTGATCATCGTACACGGCGTACTGCGGGACGCCGACTATTACTACGACACCGGGGTCATTGCCGCCAACGACGCGCACGCGCTCGCTCAAACCTTCGTTATCGCACCGCAGTTTGTCGAGCGCAGCGAACTGGCCGGCCAGAACGTTTCGCCGCAGACACTCTACTGGAACGGCCAATGGCCCGGCGGCGCCGATGCAGTCTCGCCCGCACCGGTCAGCACGTACGACGTGTTCGACGCGATGCTCGCCCGGCTCTCGGATAAGACCCTGTTTCCGAAACTGCGCGAAATCGTGATCGCCGGCCATTCGGCCGGCGGACAAATCGTGCAGCGCTATGCGGTCGTCGGCAAAGCGCCCGAGCTCGATGCGAACGCGCGGGTGCCCGTCCACTTGATCGTCTCGAACCCGTCGTCGTACTTCTACTTTAGCGATTGGCGACCGTTTCCACCGAAGAACTGCGCCGACTTCAACCAGTGGCGGTACGGAATACTCGGCGCACCGCGCTACGTCGCCGGAACCCCCGCCGAACTTGAAACGCGCTATGTCGCGCGCCACGTCACCTATCTGATGGGCACCGCCGATACGAATCCGAAGGAGTCGGATCTCGACCGCAGCTGCGGCGGCGAAGCGCAGGGACCGTATCGCTTCGCACGCGCAAAGTATTTCATCGCGTACATCGGCAGCCGCCACCCGGTCGGTACCAATCAGGACTACGCCTTCGTTCGCGGCGTGCCACACGACAACCGGCGCATGTTCGCGTCGGCCTGCGGCCTCGCGGTCATCTTCGGCGGCAGCCGCGCGAGCTGCGCCTCCACGGGACCTATTCCTCACGCCTTGTCACCCTGA
- a CDS encoding VOC family protein produces MANPVVHFEIMTKDPEALIAFYREAFDWDIDTQDHSGGPGVPKYFMARPNGEERPSDGINGGIGGAPDGYDGHCTFYIAVDDVGAALEKVERLGATRMMGPDQVPNGPIIGLFIDPQGHTIGLVNAD; encoded by the coding sequence ATGGCAAATCCCGTCGTTCATTTTGAGATCATGACGAAAGACCCCGAGGCGTTAATCGCCTTCTATCGCGAAGCTTTCGATTGGGACATCGATACGCAGGACCACAGCGGTGGCCCGGGGGTGCCGAAGTATTTTATGGCGCGTCCCAACGGCGAAGAGCGGCCGAGCGACGGCATCAACGGCGGCATCGGCGGCGCGCCCGATGGCTACGACGGACATTGCACGTTCTATATCGCCGTGGACGACGTCGGCGCCGCGCTCGAGAAGGTCGAGAGGCTGGGCGCGACGCGAATGATGGGTCCGGATCAGGTTCCCAACGGCCCGATCATCGGGCTCTTCATCGATCCGCAAGGCCACACGATCGGACTCGTCAACGCTGATTAG
- a CDS encoding glycosyltransferase family 39 protein gives MEQIELSHRRRVLAAPTVTYSPSLSQPHRTRGALWAAWSVAAVVTVVHLAVATQYGAFRNELYFIVCGRQPAFGYVDQPPLVPLLAALTQSAGVHLLLLRLPAIAAAALLIPMTVAFAQLLGATTRGAWLAAIAAASATLVTAMTATLSTSTFEPIAFTAIAYFIVRAVLHAESRSFWWAGAVTGVAFEAKYSALFWTLGLALGLVLAGPRSAFRSRDLWIGAFIAAALALPNVLWQAAHGFPFLELVRNDNSGNFTGTPLTFTIDQILSVNMVLAPLWVTAIVAPFVSKRLAPFRFVAIAFVAMAIFILVTHGKSYYLAGAYPPMFALGAAACTRLPRLLVACWAVLIAANGALSLPLVLPVLPPARLEAMMDNMHPRPRPLERAGIGAPLMQMLSDEFGWPQLARDVEAAYAALPPADRAKAALYASNYGDAAAIDVYGTNLPPALSGNNQYYLWGTHGYDGSVVLAINVDLAQWSRICDSARIVATYGTSPYAMPYERDRPIVLCRGMHPPLAQLWPAFKHYGIENLGQQ, from the coding sequence TTGGAGCAAATCGAACTATCCCACCGGCGTCGCGTTTTGGCCGCCCCCACCGTAACCTACTCACCTTCGCTTTCGCAACCGCACCGCACGCGCGGAGCGTTGTGGGCGGCCTGGAGCGTCGCCGCGGTCGTCACCGTGGTGCATCTTGCGGTAGCTACGCAATACGGCGCCTTTCGCAACGAGCTTTACTTCATCGTCTGCGGCCGCCAGCCGGCATTTGGTTATGTGGATCAGCCACCGCTCGTGCCGCTCCTCGCGGCGCTCACGCAGTCGGCGGGCGTGCACTTACTGCTGTTGCGCTTGCCGGCAATCGCGGCGGCTGCGCTTCTCATTCCTATGACCGTCGCCTTTGCGCAGCTGCTCGGCGCAACCACGCGCGGCGCGTGGCTAGCTGCGATTGCCGCTGCCAGCGCCACACTGGTCACGGCAATGACGGCGACGCTCTCGACTTCCACGTTTGAGCCCATCGCTTTTACCGCGATTGCATACTTCATCGTACGCGCAGTGCTGCATGCAGAGTCGCGTTCGTTTTGGTGGGCCGGCGCAGTTACCGGCGTCGCGTTTGAAGCCAAGTACAGCGCGTTATTTTGGACGCTGGGATTGGCGCTCGGACTCGTGCTCGCGGGGCCGCGTTCGGCGTTTCGCTCGCGCGACCTGTGGATTGGCGCGTTCATTGCCGCCGCCCTCGCTCTACCGAACGTCTTGTGGCAAGCGGCGCATGGCTTTCCATTCCTCGAACTGGTCCGTAATGACAACTCGGGCAACTTCACGGGCACGCCGCTAACCTTTACGATCGACCAAATCTTGTCGGTGAACATGGTACTCGCGCCGCTGTGGGTGACCGCGATCGTCGCCCCCTTCGTCTCCAAGCGCCTGGCCCCGTTTCGCTTCGTCGCGATCGCGTTCGTCGCGATGGCCATCTTCATTCTGGTCACGCACGGTAAGAGCTACTACCTTGCCGGAGCCTATCCGCCGATGTTCGCGTTGGGCGCCGCGGCATGCACTCGCCTCCCTCGGCTTCTCGTCGCGTGTTGGGCGGTCTTAATCGCAGCAAATGGAGCCCTCTCGCTACCGCTCGTGCTCCCCGTTCTGCCGCCGGCGCGACTCGAAGCGATGATGGACAACATGCATCCGCGGCCGCGTCCCCTCGAGAGGGCGGGGATTGGCGCGCCGCTGATGCAGATGCTCTCCGATGAATTCGGCTGGCCGCAGCTCGCGCGCGACGTCGAAGCGGCATATGCGGCGTTGCCTCCGGCCGATCGTGCGAAGGCCGCGCTCTATGCCTCGAACTACGGCGATGCGGCGGCGATCGACGTCTACGGCACGAATTTGCCTCCCGCGCTGAGCGGCAATAACCAATATTATCTTTGGGGTACGCACGGCTACGACGGCTCCGTGGTGCTGGCAATCAATGTCGATCTCGCACAATGGTCGAGAATTTGCGATTCGGCGCGCATCGTTGCAACGTATGGCACCTCTCCCTACGCGATGCCGTACGAACGGGATCGGCCGATCGTCCTCTGCCGCGGCATGCATCCGCCGCTGGCACAGCTTTGGCCGGCGTTCAAGCATTACGGTATCGAAAACCTTGGACAGCAATAA
- a CDS encoding aminotransferase class I/II-fold pyridoxal phosphate-dependent enzyme codes for MIRRTFAQELRPFALERYFARYEFSTRYLLSSSDSETMPLGDLLALEPGAGERLANLRLNYTESQGSPALRHQIAALYEHRDAETILVHGGSQEPIFIFMNVALQRGDGVVVQSPAYQSQFSIAEALGIEVSRWHSDLSREGSPDVGELERLVRPRTRAIVLTTPNNPTGYPFDRAQIDAVVEIARRHGLWIFGDEVYRGSEREAERIPAICDLYERGISLGGLSKVHGLPGLRVGWISTRDRSLRGGMAAFKDYLTICNSAPSEFLAEVALRHTDALTERSRAISTRNLNRLDEFFARRSSLFEWARPRAGTTAFPRYLGGNSTDFCARLVEQAGVLLVPSTIFDAGDERFRIGYGRADLADALAAFDAWIATAHPA; via the coding sequence ATGATACGACGAACGTTTGCGCAAGAACTCCGTCCGTTTGCGTTAGAGCGATACTTCGCGCGCTACGAATTCAGCACGCGCTATTTGCTCTCGTCCAGCGATTCGGAGACGATGCCGCTTGGCGATCTGCTGGCGCTCGAGCCGGGCGCCGGCGAACGCTTGGCAAATTTGCGGCTGAACTATACGGAATCGCAGGGCAGCCCCGCGCTCCGGCACCAAATCGCCGCACTGTACGAGCACCGCGATGCCGAGACGATTCTCGTGCACGGCGGCTCGCAAGAGCCGATCTTCATCTTTATGAATGTGGCCCTGCAGCGAGGCGATGGCGTCGTCGTTCAGTCTCCAGCCTATCAATCGCAGTTTTCGATCGCCGAGGCGCTTGGAATCGAGGTCTCGCGATGGCATTCCGATCTCTCGCGCGAGGGCTCGCCCGACGTCGGCGAGCTCGAGCGGCTCGTTCGCCCGCGAACGCGTGCGATCGTGCTCACCACGCCGAATAATCCAACCGGTTACCCATTCGACCGAGCCCAAATCGACGCCGTAGTGGAGATCGCCCGCCGGCACGGCCTCTGGATTTTCGGAGATGAGGTCTATCGCGGCAGCGAGCGCGAGGCCGAACGGATTCCAGCGATCTGCGATCTCTACGAACGCGGGATCTCGCTCGGCGGACTATCGAAAGTGCACGGCCTTCCCGGACTGCGCGTCGGGTGGATCTCGACGCGCGATCGATCGCTGCGGGGAGGCATGGCAGCGTTTAAAGACTATCTCACGATCTGCAACAGCGCACCGAGCGAGTTTCTCGCCGAAGTGGCGCTCCGCCACACCGACGCGCTGACGGAGCGCAGCCGCGCGATTTCCACTCGCAATTTGAATCGCCTCGACGAATTCTTCGCCCGTCGCAGCTCGCTCTTCGAGTGGGCGCGCCCCCGTGCCGGGACGACCGCATTCCCGCGCTATCTCGGCGGCAACAGCACTGACTTCTGCGCGCGTTTGGTCGAACAGGCCGGCGTGCTGCTCGTTCCGAGCACGATCTTCGACGCGGGTGACGAGCGTTTTCGTATCGGCTACGGCCGCGCCGACCTCGCCGACGCGCTCGCCGCGTTCGACGCATGGATCGCAACGGCGCACCCCGCGTAA
- a CDS encoding DUF488 domain-containing protein, with protein sequence MRIHTFGHGTAGEEQLASLVHDAGVRSVIDVRSVPKSRAHPHVWAERLAAWLPTLSGATYRWCPELGGFRKPRPDSPNQALRHAAFRGYADYMQTPAFAAALDALLKESAEASTAIMCSETLWWRCHRRLIADALVLLHGVEVWHIMHAGALAPHRPTPEARVIENGMLQYDRFAE encoded by the coding sequence ATGCGCATTCATACCTTCGGCCATGGAACCGCCGGTGAGGAGCAGCTTGCCTCACTCGTACACGATGCGGGCGTCCGAAGCGTGATCGACGTGCGCAGCGTGCCGAAGAGCCGGGCGCACCCGCACGTTTGGGCAGAGCGCTTGGCCGCATGGTTGCCTACACTCTCCGGCGCAACGTACCGCTGGTGCCCCGAGCTGGGCGGATTTCGCAAGCCGCGGCCGGACAGCCCCAACCAGGCGCTGCGCCATGCCGCCTTCCGCGGCTACGCCGACTACATGCAGACGCCGGCTTTCGCTGCGGCGCTCGATGCTCTATTAAAGGAAAGCGCCGAGGCGTCGACCGCGATCATGTGTTCCGAAACGCTCTGGTGGCGCTGTCATCGCCGGCTCATCGCCGACGCGCTGGTGCTGCTGCATGGCGTCGAGGTGTGGCACATCATGCACGCAGGGGCCCTTGCGCCCCACCGGCCGACCCCCGAGGCGCGAGTGATTGAAAATGGCATGTTACAGTACGACCGCTTCGCGGAATGA
- a CDS encoding dehydrogenase has product MACYSTTASRNDANMKQDAWTPRIAGAKIVKSVCPYCAVGCGQNVFVKDDEIVQIEGDPDSPISRGRLCPKGSATRSLVQSPLREYKVKYRRPYGSAWEDLSLDRAMDMIADRVLRTRRETWEASDEEGKTINRCYGIASLGGATLDNEENYLMKKLYSALGVVQVENQARI; this is encoded by the coding sequence ATGGCATGTTACAGTACGACCGCTTCGCGGAATGATGCGAACATGAAGCAGGACGCGTGGACGCCGCGCATTGCGGGCGCGAAGATCGTCAAGAGCGTTTGCCCGTATTGCGCGGTCGGCTGCGGACAGAACGTTTTCGTCAAGGACGATGAGATCGTGCAGATCGAGGGCGATCCCGACAGCCCGATCTCGCGCGGTCGCCTCTGCCCAAAGGGTTCGGCGACGCGTTCGTTGGTGCAGAGTCCCCTGCGCGAATATAAGGTGAAGTATCGGCGCCCCTATGGGAGCGCCTGGGAAGATCTCTCGCTCGATCGAGCGATGGATATGATCGCCGATCGCGTGTTGCGCACTCGACGCGAGACGTGGGAAGCGAGCGACGAGGAAGGTAAGACGATCAATCGCTGTTACGGCATCGCCAGCTTAGGCGGGGCCACCCTCGACAACGAAGAGAACTATTTGATGAAGAAGCTCTACAGCGCGCTGGGGGTCGTGCAAGTAGAGAATCAGGCGCGAATTTGA
- a CDS encoding molybdopterin-dependent oxidoreductase — protein sequence MGASLGRGGATTFQQDLQNSDCILIMGSNMAENHPVGFQWVMEARERGAAIVHVDPRFTRTSAVATMHVPIRAGTDIALLGGVINYIMQHDRAFKEYVVNYTNAPVILRKEFLDTEDLDGFFSGWQAEKNGYVFHSWMYEGMDLHGASGQRESEEGLEKQESRKSDTMDKLRGGKPPAMDETLQDPRCIYQVIKRHYSRYTPETVGRICGIAPEQVVGVAEALCKNSGRERTSAIAYSVAWTQHTYGVQIIRAAAIVQLLLGNIGRPGGGILALRGHASIQGSTDIPTLFDLLPGYIPMPHAKAHSSLAHFVESEGAKTGFWGNLDKYMISLLKAWFGESATAANEYLFDLLPRISGDHSTYRTTMAMIDGKVKGFFICGENPAVGSANSGLHRRALANLEWLVVRDFTENESAAFWYDSPEVESGELKPELIGTEIFWMPAATHTEKDGSYTNTQRLLQWHHKAVEPAGDARSELWFYYHLGRRIKEKLAEREEPNAELIAALTWSYPEKGAQREPDAHAVLREINGWDAQGRALSAYTQLQADGSTACGCWIYCGCFSEEKNQTARRTSGHHQSWVAPEWGWAWPANRRLLYNRASADPDGKPWSERKQYVWWDDEQQSWTGHDTPDFEKTKRPDYTPPDGSLREAALAGWHPFIMQEDGLGWLFTPNGIVDGPLPTYYEPQESPVRNILYGQQANPCRQQFPRAFNEYNPSPSDEHGDRFPFVLYTYRLTEHHTAGGMSRTVARLAELQPEFFCEVTPELAELRGLKHGDWATIFTVRAVVEARVMVTKRAPSLNVEGRAVHSVGLPYHWGSRGIVTGDSANDLLHIALDPNVHIQETKGLTCDIRAGRRPRGEQLHRFLRDLRAGAQST from the coding sequence TTGGGGGCCTCGCTCGGGCGCGGCGGCGCCACGACGTTTCAGCAAGATCTACAGAACTCCGACTGTATCCTGATCATGGGATCGAATATGGCCGAAAACCACCCAGTCGGATTTCAATGGGTGATGGAGGCTCGCGAGCGCGGCGCTGCGATCGTTCACGTCGATCCGCGTTTCACCCGAACCAGCGCGGTCGCAACGATGCACGTTCCGATCCGCGCGGGAACCGACATTGCGTTGCTCGGCGGCGTCATCAACTATATCATGCAGCACGACCGCGCGTTCAAAGAGTACGTCGTCAACTACACCAACGCGCCGGTAATTTTGCGGAAAGAGTTCCTCGACACGGAGGACTTGGACGGCTTCTTCTCGGGCTGGCAGGCGGAGAAGAATGGCTACGTTTTTCATAGCTGGATGTACGAGGGGATGGATCTGCATGGTGCATCCGGTCAACGCGAGAGCGAGGAAGGTCTCGAAAAACAAGAGAGCCGCAAGAGCGACACGATGGATAAGCTGCGGGGCGGCAAGCCGCCGGCGATGGACGAAACCCTGCAGGATCCGCGCTGCATCTATCAGGTGATCAAGCGGCACTACTCACGCTATACGCCGGAGACGGTCGGCCGAATCTGCGGCATCGCGCCCGAACAAGTCGTCGGCGTGGCCGAAGCGCTCTGCAAGAACAGCGGTCGCGAGCGCACGTCGGCGATTGCCTATTCCGTTGCTTGGACGCAGCACACTTACGGCGTGCAAATAATTCGCGCTGCCGCAATCGTGCAGCTGCTGCTCGGCAACATCGGTCGTCCCGGCGGCGGGATCCTTGCGCTTCGCGGCCACGCGTCGATTCAAGGTTCGACCGACATCCCCACTCTGTTCGATCTGCTTCCCGGCTACATTCCGATGCCGCACGCGAAGGCGCACAGCTCCTTGGCCCACTTCGTCGAATCGGAAGGCGCGAAGACCGGATTCTGGGGCAATCTCGACAAGTATATGATCAGCTTACTCAAGGCCTGGTTCGGTGAAAGCGCAACCGCCGCCAACGAGTATCTCTTCGATTTGTTGCCCCGCATCAGCGGCGACCATTCAACGTACCGCACGACGATGGCGATGATCGACGGAAAAGTCAAAGGTTTTTTTATCTGCGGCGAAAATCCGGCGGTCGGCTCCGCAAACTCGGGGTTGCACCGGCGTGCGCTGGCGAATCTCGAGTGGCTCGTCGTGCGTGACTTTACCGAAAATGAGAGCGCCGCATTTTGGTATGACTCGCCCGAGGTGGAAAGCGGCGAGCTCAAACCCGAGCTGATCGGCACCGAGATTTTCTGGATGCCGGCAGCGACGCACACCGAAAAAGATGGTTCGTACACCAACACGCAGCGGTTACTTCAATGGCATCACAAGGCCGTCGAACCCGCGGGCGACGCGCGTTCCGAGCTATGGTTCTATTACCATCTCGGGAGACGCATCAAGGAAAAACTCGCCGAGCGCGAGGAGCCTAACGCCGAGCTCATTGCGGCGTTGACGTGGAGTTATCCGGAGAAGGGGGCGCAGCGGGAACCCGACGCGCATGCGGTACTGCGCGAGATCAACGGCTGGGACGCGCAGGGCCGGGCGCTCTCCGCGTACACGCAACTTCAAGCCGATGGTTCCACGGCGTGCGGATGCTGGATCTATTGCGGCTGTTTTAGCGAAGAGAAGAATCAGACCGCGCGGCGCACGTCGGGCCACCACCAGAGTTGGGTAGCGCCGGAATGGGGCTGGGCATGGCCCGCAAATCGGCGCCTACTCTACAATCGCGCCTCGGCTGACCCCGACGGCAAACCGTGGAGCGAGCGCAAACAATACGTCTGGTGGGACGACGAGCAGCAGAGTTGGACCGGCCACGATACGCCCGACTTTGAAAAGACGAAACGACCCGATTACACGCCGCCCGACGGGTCACTGCGCGAAGCGGCGCTGGCGGGGTGGCATCCGTTCATCATGCAGGAGGATGGGTTGGGCTGGCTCTTCACGCCCAACGGCATCGTCGACGGTCCGCTTCCGACTTATTATGAGCCGCAAGAATCGCCGGTTCGGAATATACTCTACGGACAGCAAGCCAATCCGTGCCGGCAACAATTCCCTCGCGCGTTCAATGAATACAACCCGTCGCCCAGCGACGAGCACGGCGATCGCTTTCCCTTCGTGCTCTACACGTATCGCTTGACCGAACACCATACCGCCGGTGGCATGTCGCGGACCGTTGCCCGCCTCGCCGAGCTGCAACCGGAATTCTTCTGCGAAGTAACGCCGGAGCTGGCCGAGCTGCGAGGACTCAAACATGGCGATTGGGCGACGATCTTCACGGTGCGCGCGGTTGTGGAAGCGCGCGTCATGGTGACCAAACGTGCTCCCTCGTTGAACGTCGAGGGTCGCGCCGTGCACTCCGTCGGTCTGCCCTATCATTGGGGAAGCAGAGGCATCGTCACCGGCGACAGTGCCAACGATCTGCTCCACATTGCCCTCGATCCCAACGTGCACATTCAAGAGACTAAGGGTCTGACGTGCGACATTCGCGCCGGCCGCCGTCCGCGCGGCGAGCAGCTGCATCGTTTCCTGCGCGACCTGCGAGCAGGAGCGCAATCAACGTGA
- a CDS encoding 4Fe-4S dicluster domain-containing protein yields MAPDRRGFFTDTTLCIGCKACEVACKEWNQLPQDGYTFTGMSYDNTGELSGSTWRHVAFVEQFDNSQSRWLMESDVCKHCTHAGCLDVCPTGAIVRTEFGTVVIQDDVCNGCGYCVVACPFGVISERVEAKPQEHRTHPRGTMGKCTLCYDRLQIGEQPACAKACPTESIQYGHVDELRERAQRRLEKVRETYDGARLYLENEHDGIGGGGSLFLLLDRPEIYGLPPNPVVPTKSLPQLWRAAAFAAGFLAAAAALASL; encoded by the coding sequence ATGGCGCCCGACCGGCGCGGCTTTTTCACGGATACGACACTCTGCATCGGCTGTAAGGCCTGCGAGGTTGCGTGCAAAGAGTGGAATCAGCTTCCGCAGGACGGCTATACGTTTACGGGGATGTCATACGATAACACAGGCGAGCTGAGCGGCTCGACCTGGCGTCATGTCGCCTTCGTCGAACAATTCGACAATTCTCAAAGCCGCTGGCTCATGGAGTCGGACGTTTGCAAGCATTGCACGCATGCGGGCTGCCTCGACGTTTGCCCGACGGGGGCGATCGTGCGGACCGAGTTCGGCACGGTCGTCATACAAGACGACGTCTGCAACGGTTGCGGCTATTGCGTTGTCGCCTGTCCCTTCGGCGTGATCAGCGAACGCGTCGAAGCAAAGCCGCAAGAGCATCGTACTCACCCCCGCGGCACGATGGGCAAATGCACCCTCTGTTACGATCGCCTCCAGATCGGCGAGCAGCCCGCCTGCGCGAAAGCATGTCCGACTGAATCCATTCAATACGGCCATGTCGACGAGCTCCGCGAACGCGCGCAGCGGCGTCTGGAGAAGGTGCGCGAGACGTACGACGGGGCGCGTCTCTACCTCGAGAACGAGCACGACGGTATCGGCGGCGGCGGATCGCTCTTTCTGCTGCTCGACCGGCCCGAGATTTACGGACTTCCGCCGAATCCGGTGGTACCGACGAAATCTCTGCCGCAGCTATGGCGCGCCGCCGCATTTGCCGCGGGATTTCTCGCGGCCGCGGCGGCACTCGCGAGCCTGTGA